ttaaatatttaaatattaaaaataatatttttgactTTAACCAACTATTGACCAAAGTTGACTGGTCACATGGTGCTATTAGAATCTGGCATGTgtcctttttaatattttaatattatatattatattaattaaaaatgtaaaaaatcatatataatatataaattttaaaaattcaaaataatatataaatattgaaaatattataaaatttttaaaaaagtatttaaattttaaaaaaaataaatttaaatacctttttgaattttagaattatatattttataattttataaaaaatatttttaaatattctttacattttttataatttatttatatgtttttctaccccatatatatattttctgaattttttatatttttatttttatttttatttttatatttttaacatgtatatacatttaataaaaaatattttttttacataaagatAGCACGTGATGCTTTTTGATTTGGTAtaagttatttttttttcaacatcTATCAAAAAATGGACTAAAAAATATAAGAGAGGCATACCTCAAATACCAAATTTGAAAGTGAGAGTACTTTAAgtattaatttagacaaaaaaatataagtatcaaaatgagaaaataaatatattttagaggtgaaattaataattaatcctAATTATTATTAACGGTAAGctttttcataaatttccataatCTAATATGAGTTTActagaaataatttattattaacaataaaatttagatcaaaaaaatatttgttgtcgcttgaaatttttaatttgattttccaATTATGAAATAACTAAATCACGTGACATATCCGACATCTTTTAATAATCGACTAACCAAAATTATAGTCTACATAttattttaaaaccctaaaatatgaataaaaaataaattattatttagtgTTATTAGTCAAGTTGAATAAATTCAActatggaattaaaaaaaaattaaaaaaaaatattttaacaaatataAATTAAGGGTCACataaactaataaattaattatctatTTAAGTGTTGttgaacaaataaattaaaataaaaactttatatGGTGATATAAGTAAAATGTTGAGCTTTTGTGAGATGGTTATTCTTCTATCTACTATACGATGTTTTCTACTTTTGATGGCTACTGTAAAAATAAATTCTACTCAATTTACAAGTTGTATGTATTCCAGTTGTAAATTAAGGAGaagatataattataatattagaaGCTGAAAGCGAAAGGTAAAGTAAAAACTCCTGAATCCCACCGAAGAGTGAAGTGGAAACTCCAAATTAGGACAAGTTCAACTTTGTTTATTTGATGGACTTACTTCCTGTGCTTTGTCTCATTTCATACATTTTAATGacataaaatatattagaatTGTGTACGGTTGGCAGAGAAGTCAATGTACGGCAAGTATGTCGTATTCTGTTGTTAGCATTGATAAAATGATTTGGCCGGTTAGCGGAAGTTAAAATGTGGCTGTTTCACCCGAGTCATCCAACGGGGGATGGAAATTTGGAAGGGCAAGGACAACGATGGAGGCTACTCCTCTGCTCTATGCTCCACCCTacgtttttttttttcttcttgttgtGAGGCAAATACAGGAGCagaagatttttaatttttattaaaattcaattcaatgatgtaatttaaaaaaagtgCAAGGACGTAAATTTCAGTTTCATTTAAATTCACCACCCCCACTAAATAGGTACGTAATTTTGCATTTACATATTTACATCACAATTAAAAACTTAAGTAGTAAGATCACACAACACAACTTCCAAACTAGATAGCTGCCGTAAACAGGACAATTTCAAACTTCATATTTCTGATGCCAATTTTTACAACTGGTAATTGGAAAGTTCAAGGTAATCAGAAGTGAGTGGCCTCAACACACCACTAGCTTCAGCCTCTATCAGCTCCACCTGCCTTTTGAAGAGGTGCATATACACCACCCAATCACCTTCTCTAGCAGGACTCGGCATCGGCATGACATATCCAGAATCCCCTCCCCAAGGAAAATGGTATGACCCGAATACAGGCTTACCCCATCCGAAATCCACTTTCGAAACCGGGAAACGCTGCCCCGATGACACTACAAAAGCCGGTCCCTCCTCGCTGCCATTGCTATATATCTTAGCCAGTGCTGGCTCAGGACGATGAGCTTCAACCCAGTCAATCAGGCCCAGGAAGTGTTCCTTTGTCACTGCTTGCTCCAGGAAGTCATGTACCTGATTAGCCACCCACCACAATGGTTTTTCCATCAGTTCACTTACTCTCTGCCCTCCAAACGGAATGGAAAGGACATTTCCGAAATAACAACTCATTGAACTCGCTTTCTCTTCATCTCCTTCACCTAATCTGGCCCTTCCATCGACCACAATCCCCATCTTGGTGAACTTGAAACCGTCCTGTGCAGCAAGGACTGCTATCATTTTCCATAAGAAGGCACTGAAAGACTCGAGCTTGGTCCTTTTGTATCCGTTAGTGCAGGCCAGTGATTGAAGTTCGTCGAGTTGCTCAGAAGTGATGTAGTATATACGACTAATAAGAGGATCAGTGGGTTGATAGTGCTGTTTAGGGGGTGGTAGTGAGGATATGGGCACATACATGTGATCCAGAGACGGATCGATGCACCCTGGACGCCTGGGGTTCACCAGAGACCTTCGAAAAGACGGTAACAAAGAGATTGACTTGGATCGAGCCATTTCCGCCCATGATACAAGAAACATGTTGGCTGAGTAGGCATCTGCTATTCGGTGATCAAATGTGCATGCCACCACTATTCCGCCACATCTGAGTTCTGTTGCCTGTAAAGGTTAAAGTGATCATTCCAAGGAGATTACAAATCGTTATTGTTAACTATTAAAGCTACCCTTTTTTTGTTTGTAATCTTATGAACTTGATTCTTCCTTTAAAGATGAATCAAGATTCATTCCATCACTATCAtccatttaattatgaaaaattaaatattgaaatactACGATAATATCTATGTATGCATTTACTATTATTTGAGCCTTTTAAAAGAAATTACTGAGTTGATGTtgggaaattaaaaaatatataatttgaaaagATAAATCATTTTTGGTGGTCTAAGAGCAGGCTAGAGAAGGAAGTAGTCACCCCCACCAAAATTGTCGTCATGTAGTGGAAAGGGTGAATAAAAATATTCCCTAGATCTTTTGGTTATAATTCCCATATTAATTCTGAGCCAGAAGGAATGAATTTGAGTGTGTTTCTTAATTATTATTCAAACGTTAGCGATTGAAGTTATAGTAGAGAATCCTTTATAATACCTGAACTGAGAGCACTCCATGTTTCTTCTCAGGTACGAGTTTGCCTTCAATGCTTTCATCAGGGTTATGCAAGTCGAGGTCTCGAAGCTCAACATCAGCATAAGCTTCTACGAAATCCACCCCACGGTTGTTGCAAAGCAGCTCGGGTTCGCCTACAGTGTTAGCCACAACCTCACCCGCAAAGGCATAGTAGGAGACCAGAGCCTGAGTCATGGCATTCTTCAGGACACTGGCCATGTAAGTGAAGCTCACGATGCTGCCTTCTGGTTTCTTGTAACAAAAGAAAACTCCCACGTCGACGGGAGGCAGAAGCAAGTCAAGGTTAGAGAGTGGTAGCCAGTGTTGTTGCAATGGTAACACTGCTGCCACAATTTCCTCCCTGCTCACCGTCACCGTGAAATCTACTTTTGCACCCATGCTTGCCTACCTATTAGCTCTTGAgtgtttttgtttt
The sequence above is drawn from the Gossypium hirsutum isolate 1008001.06 chromosome A05, Gossypium_hirsutum_v2.1, whole genome shotgun sequence genome and encodes:
- the LOC107906384 gene encoding coniferyl alcohol acyltransferase — encoded protein: MGAKVDFTVTVSREEIVAAVLPLQQHWLPLSNLDLLLPPVDVGVFFCYKKPEGSIVSFTYMASVLKNAMTQALVSYYAFAGEVVANTVGEPELLCNNRGVDFVEAYADVELRDLDLHNPDESIEGKLVPEKKHGVLSVQATELRCGGIVVACTFDHRIADAYSANMFLVSWAEMARSKSISLLPSFRRSLVNPRRPGCIDPSLDHMYVPISSLPPPKQHYQPTDPLISRIYYITSEQLDELQSLACTNGYKRTKLESFSAFLWKMIAVLAAQDGFKFTKMGIVVDGRARLGEGDEEKASSMSCYFGNVLSIPFGGQRVSELMEKPLWWVANQVHDFLEQAVTKEHFLGLIDWVEAHRPEPALAKIYSNGSEEGPAFVVSSGQRFPVSKVDFGWGKPVFGSYHFPWGGDSGYVMPMPSPAREGDWVVYMHLFKRQVELIEAEASGVLRPLTSDYLELSNYQL